One Silurus meridionalis isolate SWU-2019-XX chromosome 10, ASM1480568v1, whole genome shotgun sequence genomic window carries:
- the dbndd1 gene encoding dysbindin domain-containing protein 1 gives MEAQADSSAAEPNRQKDFQKLLKSSSSASLTTEASHNAAGEQVGTPGHHCSQVLTAERRQPLSSVSSLEVHFDLLDLTELTDMSDQELGEVFADSDEENHNELPANHQPPLPRFPHGGYVRSPSWTRGCKGEQQPRDRKHHSDSENTEPLLKIERSQSQQP, from the exons ATGGAGGCTCAGGCAGACTCCAGTGCTGCAG agCCCAACAGACAGAAAGACTTTCAGAAACTTCTCAAGTCATCCAGCTCTGCTAGTCTCACTACTGAGGCGTCTCACAATGCTGCAGGAGAGCAAGTTGGGACCCCTGGGCACCACTGCAGCCAGGTCCTGACCGCAGAGAGACGCC AACCCTTGAGCAGCGTGTCCTCTCTAGAGGTTCACTTCGATCTGCTAGACCTGACAGAGCTGACTGACATGTCTGATCAAGAGCTGGGAGAAGTGTTTGCTGATTCAGATGAGGAGAATCACAATGAATTGCCAGCAA ATCATCAGCCACCATTGCCTCGTTTCCCTCATGGCGGTTACGTCCGATCACCCTCCTGGACCCGGGGGTGCAAAGGGGAGCAGCAACCCAGAGACAGGAAACATCACAGCGACTCGGAGAACACCGAGCCTTTGCTAAAGATCGAGCGTTCCCAATCTCAGCAGCCCTGA